The DNA sequence GCCGTCGATATCCTTGTCGTGCATGGCACCGAACACCGCGTAGGTATAGCGGTGAAATCCCATGTTGTCGAGGTTCTGCGCCAGCGTGGCGGCCGCATGCGGATTGTGCGCCACGTCGAGAATCACGCTCGGTCGGCCCGGCAGCACCTGGAAGCGCCCCGGCAGTTCGACCATCACCAGGCCATTGCGCACTTCCTGCGCGCCGACCGGCAGGCGGTTGCGCAATGCCTCCAGCGCGGCCAATGCGGCGGACGCGTTGAGCAACTGGTTGGCCCCGCGCAGGCTGGGATAGCCGAGCGAGTTGCGGCGCTGCGAGCGCCCGCCGAAATTCCATTGCTGCTTGTCGCCGGAGTAGTTGTAGTCGCGCCCGAACAGCCACAGGTCGGCACCGATGGCGGCGGCATGGTCGATCAGCGACTGGGGCGGCACCGGATCGCCGCAGATCGCCGCTTTGCCAGCGCGGAAGATGCCCGCCTTTTCAAAGCCAATCTGTTCGCGCGTGTCACCCAGATATTCGGTGTGATCGATGTCGACGCTGGTCACGATGGCGACATCGGGGTCGATCACGTTGACCGCATCCAGCCGGCCGCCGAGGCCGACCTCCAGGATCACTGCATCCAGCTGCGCCTGGGCGAACAGGCGCAGGATGGCAAGCGTGGTGAATTCGAAATAGGTCAGCGATATGTCGCCGCGTGCAGCCTCGACTGCTGTGAACTGCTCCATCAGCGCCGCGTCGGAGGCAATTTCTCCGTTCACGCGCGCGCGCTCGTTGAAGTCGATCAGGTGCGGCGAGGTGTAGAGGCCGACGCGGTAGCCGGCCTGCATCAGGATCGATTCCAGCATCGCGCAGGTCGACCCCTTGCCATTGGTGCCGCCCACGGTGAAGACAGGACACTCGAAGCGGATGCCTAGCCGGTCCTTGACCTGCCTGACGCGATCGAGTCCCATGTCAATGGCTTTCGGATGCATCGTTTCGAGGGCGGAAAGCCAGCCGGCCAGGGTGGTGGGGAGATTCTGCATGACTGAAAACCTACGCTGAAAACTAAAAAGCCCGGACCTGGGTCAGTCCGGGCCATGTCTGCATGGCGGGAGAATCAGGCCAGCACTTCGGCCGGCTGGTTCTGTAACAACGCGAGCAGACGGGCGATTTCCTCGCGCATCTTGCGGCGGTCGACGATCATGTCGACGGCGCCTTTCTGCACCAGGAATTCCGCGCGCTGGAACCCTTCCGGCAGTTTCTCGCGGACCGTGTTCTCGATTACGCGCGGGCCGGCAAAGCCGATCAGCGCCTTCGGCTCCGCGATCACGACATCGCCCATGAAAGCGAAGGAAGCGGAAACGCCGCCCATGGTCGGGTCGGTCAGCACCGAGATGAACGGCAGCTTTTTCTCGGACAGCTTGGTCAGCATCGCGGTGGTTTTCGCCATCTGCATCAGCGACAGCAAGCCCTCCTGCATGCGCGCGCCGCCGGTGGCCGTGACACAAATGAACGGCACTTTCTGCTCCAGTGCGGCCTGCGCGCCGCGCACGAAGCGCTCACCCACCACCGAGCCCATCGAACCGCCGATGAATTCATATTCGAAGCAGGCCACCACGACCGGCAGCGTCATGATCGCGCCGCCCATGACCACCATCGCATCGGTTTCGCCGGTGCCTTCCAGCGCATCCTTCAGACGATCCGGATATTTCTTGCTGTCCTTGAATTTCAGCGAGTCGACCGGCAGCACTTCCTGGCCGATCTCGTAGCGCCCGCCGGCGTCCAGCAGCGCGTCCAGGCGCTCGCGCGCACGGATACGCATGTGATGATCGCATTTCGGGCAGACATGGAGATTGGACTCCAGGTCGGTACGGTACAGCACTGCCTCGCAGGACGGGCATTTGACCCAGAGTCCTTCCGGCACGGATTTGCGCTGCGCCGACTCGGAACGCTGGATGCGCGGGGGAAGCAGTTTTTCAAGCCAGCTCATCGTGACCTCTTCTCACTTTTTTGGTTGCCGCATTGTACAGCTCGCCTTGCCGTACGCCAATAACACCTTGCGACGGCGCAGCTTCATATTAATCAATTATTCGTCCAGCGCCTTGCGGATTCCGGAAATGAACACCCGTACCGCTTC is a window from the Noviherbaspirillum sp. UKPF54 genome containing:
- the folC gene encoding bifunctional tetrahydrofolate synthase/dihydrofolate synthase, translated to MQNLPTTLAGWLSALETMHPKAIDMGLDRVRQVKDRLGIRFECPVFTVGGTNGKGSTCAMLESILMQAGYRVGLYTSPHLIDFNERARVNGEIASDAALMEQFTAVEAARGDISLTYFEFTTLAILRLFAQAQLDAVILEVGLGGRLDAVNVIDPDVAIVTSVDIDHTEYLGDTREQIGFEKAGIFRAGKAAICGDPVPPQSLIDHAAAIGADLWLFGRDYNYSGDKQQWNFGGRSQRRNSLGYPSLRGANQLLNASAALAALEALRNRLPVGAQEVRNGLVMVELPGRFQVLPGRPSVILDVAHNPHAAATLAQNLDNMGFHRYTYAVFGAMHDKDIDGVIAQLKDRVDHWCVTDLPLPRAASAEQLRQRLLDAGVAPSTAPGAEKTIETFSSPAAAFANARSRAGENDRIAVFGSFLTVAGVMEFRRSEGRSGKA
- the accD gene encoding acetyl-CoA carboxylase, carboxyltransferase subunit beta, which translates into the protein MSWLEKLLPPRIQRSESAQRKSVPEGLWVKCPSCEAVLYRTDLESNLHVCPKCDHHMRIRARERLDALLDAGGRYEIGQEVLPVDSLKFKDSKKYPDRLKDALEGTGETDAMVVMGGAIMTLPVVVACFEYEFIGGSMGSVVGERFVRGAQAALEQKVPFICVTATGGARMQEGLLSLMQMAKTTAMLTKLSEKKLPFISVLTDPTMGGVSASFAFMGDVVIAEPKALIGFAGPRVIENTVREKLPEGFQRAEFLVQKGAVDMIVDRRKMREEIARLLALLQNQPAEVLA